One segment of Sulfitobacter sp. W027 DNA contains the following:
- a CDS encoding pilus assembly protein TadG-related protein, with amino-acid sequence MPIKAHLKWVHNEDGAITLLSLFLLLICLILGGLAVDINKVISERTQLQVAADSAAHAALYTREKHSPDESIARATETVASMLPPNQFGYNAILATDVSFGEWDFAEQSFVQDPNSRSAVQVHAMMEEARDNASRNFLLRLVGRDTFDVRVESVYSTYYPGCFTEGFVAEGVVDVQSNNNFSNGFCIHSNEYVSMNQNNYFEPGTVVSMPNIDDLDIPRSGFEKNDGLQTALRNGKYRLRLLNQLPDIIDSFWTAEAEHLPPYVSPSYYYDIDLREFPGLPPGEPEPKGNTNSLNSYHFKQNAVNRMICGGSGSITMDAGLYSEFVFVSDCEIKFSNGVVLEDVVIATTHEGATSLNSPQGLQIGRDDDCAEGGGASLMTLGGFKVASSLSVYNGQVLAMGDITFSANADGVQGASFISYGRIDGTSNMDMGFCRNSGMENAYRAPYFRMVN; translated from the coding sequence ATGCCCATAAAAGCTCATCTCAAGTGGGTTCATAATGAAGATGGGGCCATTACACTTCTTTCCCTCTTCCTGCTCTTGATATGTCTCATTCTTGGTGGGCTTGCCGTCGATATTAACAAAGTAATCTCTGAACGGACACAACTACAAGTGGCTGCCGATAGTGCGGCTCACGCTGCACTTTACACCCGCGAAAAACACAGTCCGGACGAGTCCATTGCGAGGGCAACTGAAACCGTAGCATCTATGCTGCCTCCAAACCAGTTCGGTTATAATGCTATATTGGCTACAGATGTGAGCTTTGGCGAATGGGATTTTGCGGAACAAAGCTTCGTTCAAGACCCCAATTCTAGGTCTGCGGTGCAAGTTCACGCTATGATGGAGGAGGCCCGGGATAATGCCTCGCGCAACTTTCTACTTCGACTAGTCGGCCGTGATACATTCGATGTCAGAGTCGAGTCAGTTTATTCTACATATTATCCAGGCTGTTTTACCGAAGGTTTCGTTGCCGAGGGTGTAGTGGATGTCCAATCAAACAACAATTTCTCAAATGGCTTTTGCATACATTCAAATGAATATGTCAGCATGAATCAGAACAACTATTTTGAACCGGGAACTGTTGTATCGATGCCGAACATCGACGACCTTGATATCCCAAGATCTGGTTTCGAAAAGAACGACGGCCTGCAAACGGCTCTTCGGAACGGAAAGTACCGACTGCGGTTACTCAATCAATTGCCTGATATCATCGATAGCTTCTGGACGGCAGAAGCTGAGCATCTGCCGCCGTATGTCAGTCCTAGCTATTACTACGACATCGACTTAAGAGAATTCCCCGGTCTCCCGCCAGGGGAACCAGAACCAAAGGGAAACACCAACTCATTGAACTCTTATCACTTCAAACAAAATGCTGTGAATCGAATGATTTGTGGTGGTTCCGGCTCTATCACCATGGATGCTGGTCTCTACAGTGAATTTGTTTTCGTTTCCGATTGCGAGATCAAGTTTTCTAATGGCGTTGTCTTGGAAGATGTGGTGATCGCAACAACCCATGAGGGAGCAACATCCTTAAACTCCCCTCAAGGCTTACAGATTGGCCGTGATGATGATTGCGCAGAGGGTGGCGGTGCTTCGCTGATGACCCTCGGAGGCTTCAAGGTCGCCTCTTCTTTGAGTGTCTATAATGGACAAGTTTTGGCGATGGGAGACATTACCTTTTCAGCCAACGCAGATGGAGTTCAGGGGGCATCTTTTATTTCCTACGGCCGGATTGACGGAACAAGCAACATGGATATGGGATTTTGTCGGAATTCTGGCATGGAGAATGCTTATAGGGCTCCATACTTCAGAATGGTGAACTGA
- a CDS encoding TadE/TadG family type IV pilus assembly protein translates to MQRSWNTIRADQASGSRRVTRFCKDDQGSATIESVIWLPIFVFVLAIIMNVSMVFFYESQLTRIVHDGNRAFSLGRLPDSIAVQDYIIGQVAHLDADINVATTISGGFVKTDLTASAGKLMPLNLARSTFDSVQILVSAQHIVEF, encoded by the coding sequence ATGCAGCGATCTTGGAATACAATCAGAGCCGATCAAGCGAGTGGTTCTCGTCGTGTAACCAGATTCTGTAAGGATGATCAGGGATCAGCAACGATTGAATCCGTGATCTGGTTGCCAATTTTCGTTTTTGTACTTGCGATAATCATGAACGTTTCGATGGTATTTTTCTACGAGTCGCAGCTGACGCGGATTGTACATGATGGCAACCGCGCCTTCTCTCTAGGTCGTCTTCCCGATAGTATAGCCGTTCAGGATTACATCATCGGACAGGTTGCACATCTCGATGCCGATATAAACGTTGCAACTACGATCTCAGGGGGCTTCGTAAAGACGGACCTCACAGCTTCCGCTGGGAAATTGATGCCTTTGAATTTAGCCAGGAGCACGTTTGACAGCGTGCAAATTCTTGTCAGCGCCCAACATATCGTGGAGTTTTGA